From the Alloalcanivorax dieselolei B5 genome, one window contains:
- the gloA gene encoding lactoylglutathione lyase, which yields MPRHFESAPGLCQQPDAETNHYLFNQTMLRIKDPERSLDFYSRVLGMRLVRKLDFPEMQFSLYFLGYLAPDEENRVPEDDAARLTYTFGREAMLELTHNWGTEKEADFSYHSGNEDPRGFGHIGVTVPDVYAACERFEKLGVDFVKKPDEGKMKGLGFIRDPDGYWIEIIQADMMEKQAKGG from the coding sequence ATGCCCCGCCACTTTGAATCCGCTCCCGGCCTGTGCCAGCAGCCGGACGCGGAAACCAACCATTACCTGTTCAATCAGACCATGCTGCGGATCAAGGATCCCGAACGCAGCCTGGACTTCTACTCCCGCGTTCTGGGCATGCGTCTGGTGCGCAAACTGGATTTCCCGGAAATGCAATTCAGTCTCTACTTCCTCGGCTATCTTGCGCCGGACGAGGAAAATCGCGTGCCCGAGGACGACGCCGCGCGGCTGACCTACACCTTTGGCCGGGAAGCGATGCTGGAGCTGACTCATAACTGGGGCACGGAAAAAGAGGCGGATTTCAGCTACCACAGCGGCAACGAGGACCCGCGCGGCTTCGGCCATATCGGCGTCACCGTGCCGGACGTCTATGCCGCCTGCGAACGCTTCGAGAAACTGGGTGTGGACTTCGTCAAGAAGCCGGACGAGGGCAAAATGAAAGGTCTCGGCTTCATTCGTGACCCCGACGGTTACTGGATCGAGATCATTCAGGCCGACATGATGGAGAAACAGGCCAAGGGCGGCTAG